The following are encoded together in the Streptomyces sp. NBC_01465 genome:
- a CDS encoding DNA-directed RNA polymerase subunit alpha, with translation MLIAQRPSLTEEVVDEYRSRFVIEPLEPGFGYTLGNSLRRTLLSSIPGAAVTSIRIDGVLHEFTTVPGVKEDVTDLILNIKQLVVSSEHDEPVVMYLRKQGPGLVTAADIAPPAGVEVHNPDLVLATLNGKGKLEMELTVERGRGYVSAVQNKQLGQEIGRIPVDSIYSPVLKVTYKVEATRVEQRTDFDKLIVDVETKQAMRPRDAMASAGKTLVELFGLARELNIDAEGIDMGPSPTDAALAADLALPIEELELTVRSYNCLKREGIHSVGELVARSEADLLDIRNFGAKSIDEVKAKLAGMGLALKDSPPGFDPTAAADAFGADDDADAGFVETEQY, from the coding sequence ATGCTTATCGCTCAGCGTCCGTCGCTGACCGAAGAGGTCGTCGACGAGTACCGCTCGCGCTTCGTCATCGAGCCGCTGGAGCCGGGTTTCGGCTACACGCTCGGTAACTCCCTGCGTCGCACGCTCCTTTCGTCCATCCCGGGTGCCGCTGTCACCAGCATCCGGATCGACGGTGTCCTGCACGAGTTCACCACCGTGCCGGGCGTCAAGGAAGACGTCACCGACCTCATCCTGAACATCAAGCAGCTCGTCGTCTCGAGCGAGCACGACGAGCCCGTCGTGATGTACCTGCGCAAGCAGGGTCCGGGTCTGGTCACCGCCGCGGACATCGCTCCGCCGGCCGGTGTCGAGGTCCACAACCCCGACCTCGTCCTCGCCACGCTCAACGGCAAGGGCAAGCTGGAGATGGAGCTGACCGTCGAGCGCGGTCGCGGCTACGTCTCCGCCGTGCAGAACAAGCAGCTGGGCCAGGAGATCGGCCGTATCCCGGTCGACTCCATCTACTCCCCGGTGCTCAAGGTCACGTACAAGGTCGAGGCGACCCGTGTCGAGCAGCGCACCGACTTCGACAAGCTGATCGTCGACGTCGAGACCAAGCAGGCCATGCGTCCGCGTGACGCCATGGCGTCTGCCGGTAAGACGCTTGTTGAGCTCTTCGGGCTGGCCCGTGAGCTGAACATCGACGCCGAGGGCATCGACATGGGCCCGTCCCCGACGGACGCCGCTCTTGCCGCTGATCTCGCCCTGCCGATCGAGGAGCTCGAGCTCACCGTTCGGTCGTACAACTGCCTCAAGCGCGAGGGCATCCACTCCGTGGGTGAGCTCGTCGCCCGCTCCGAGGCCGACCTGCTCGACATCCGCAACTTCGGTGCGAAGTCGATCGACGAGGTCAAGGCGAAGCTGGCCGGTATGGGCCTCGCGCTCAAGGACTCGCCTCCCGGCTTCGACCCGACCGCCGCTGCCGACGCCTTCGGCGCCGACGACGACGCGGACGCCGGTTTCGTGGAGACCGAGCAGTACTGA
- the rpsM gene encoding 30S ribosomal protein S13, translating into MARVSGVDIPREKRVEVALTYVFGVGRTRSKEILASTGVNPNTRVRDLAEEDLVKIREYVDANLRTEGDLRREIAADIRRKVEIGCYQGLRHRRGLPVHGQRTSTNARTRKGPRRAIAGKKKPGKK; encoded by the coding sequence ATGGCACGCGTTTCAGGTGTTGACATCCCGCGCGAAAAGCGCGTGGAGGTTGCCCTCACCTACGTCTTCGGCGTTGGCCGTACCCGGTCGAAGGAGATCCTCGCCTCGACCGGCGTGAACCCCAACACCCGAGTTCGTGACCTGGCCGAAGAGGACCTGGTCAAGATCCGCGAGTACGTGGACGCCAACCTGCGCACCGAGGGTGACCTCCGTCGCGAGATCGCCGCCGACATCCGCCGCAAGGTCGAGATCGGTTGCTACCAGGGTCTGCGTCACCGTCGCGGTCTGCCGGTTCACGGTCAGCGCACCAGCACGAACGCTCGTACCCGCAAGGGCCCGCGTCGCGCGATCGCCGGTAAGAAGAAGCCGGGCAAGAAGTAG
- the secY gene encoding preprotein translocase subunit SecY, producing the protein MLTAFAQAFKTPDLRKKLLFTLGIIVVYRLGAHIPIPGVSYTNVQICMDQTKSNTGLFGLVNMFSGGALLQITIFALGIMPYITASIILQLLTVVIPRLEALKKEGQSGQTKITQYTRYLTVALAILQGTGLVATARTGALFGSCTVANQIVPNQSIFTTVVMVITMTAGTCAVMWLGELVTDKGIGNGMSILMFVSIAAGFPSALWAIKSAGKLAGGWIEFGAVILVGFAMVGLVVFVEQAQRRIPVQYAKRMVGRRSYGGTSTYIPLKVNQAGVIPVIFASSLLYIPALIVQFSGSKSGWALWINDNLTKGDHPYYLVTYFLLIVFFAFFYVAISFNPEEVADNMKKYGGFIPGIRAGRPTAEYLSYVLNRITWPGSLYLGLIALVPTMALVGFGANQNFPFGGTSILIIVGVGLETVKQIESQLQQRNYEGFLR; encoded by the coding sequence GTGCTCACCGCGTTCGCCCAGGCGTTCAAGACGCCTGACCTGCGCAAGAAACTGCTCTTCACGCTCGGCATCATCGTGGTGTACCGGCTCGGGGCCCACATCCCGATCCCTGGTGTCAGCTACACGAACGTCCAGATCTGCATGGACCAGACGAAGTCCAACACAGGACTCTTCGGTCTGGTCAACATGTTCAGTGGCGGCGCGCTGCTCCAGATCACGATCTTTGCCCTCGGGATCATGCCGTACATCACGGCGAGCATCATCTTGCAGCTGCTGACCGTGGTGATTCCGCGGCTCGAGGCCCTCAAGAAGGAGGGGCAGTCGGGGCAGACGAAGATCACGCAGTACACGCGTTATCTGACCGTCGCCCTCGCCATCCTTCAGGGCACCGGCCTGGTGGCCACGGCCCGCACCGGTGCGCTCTTCGGGAGCTGCACCGTTGCCAACCAGATCGTGCCCAACCAGTCGATCTTCACCACCGTCGTCATGGTCATCACGATGACCGCCGGCACCTGTGCGGTCATGTGGCTCGGTGAGCTCGTGACCGACAAGGGCATCGGCAACGGCATGTCGATCCTGATGTTCGTCTCGATCGCCGCCGGTTTCCCGAGCGCCCTCTGGGCCATCAAGTCGGCCGGCAAGCTCGCGGGCGGCTGGATCGAGTTCGGTGCGGTGATCCTGGTGGGCTTCGCGATGGTGGGCCTGGTGGTCTTCGTCGAACAGGCCCAGCGCCGGATCCCGGTGCAGTACGCGAAGCGGATGGTCGGACGGAGGTCGTACGGCGGTACGTCGACGTACATCCCGCTCAAGGTCAACCAGGCGGGTGTGATTCCCGTCATCTTCGCGTCGTCGCTGCTCTACATTCCGGCGCTGATCGTTCAGTTCAGCGGCTCGAAGTCGGGCTGGGCGCTGTGGATCAACGACAACCTGACCAAGGGCGATCACCCGTATTACCTGGTCACGTACTTCCTGCTGATCGTTTTCTTCGCGTTCTTCTACGTGGCGATCTCGTTCAACCCCGAGGAAGTCGCCGACAACATGAAGAAGTATGGTGGCTTCATCCCGGGCATCCGGGCTGGCCGACCGACCGCGGAGTACCTGAGCTACGTACTCAACCGGATCACCTGGCCGGGGTCGCTGTACCTGGGTCTGATTGCTCTTGTGCCAACGATGGCGTTGGTGGGCTTCGGCGCGAACCAGAACTTCCCGTTCGGCGGGACGAGCATCCTGATCATCGTGGGTGTGGGTCTGGAGACCGTGAAGCAGATCGAGAGCCAGCTCCAGCAGCGTAATTACGAAGGGTTCCTCCGCTGA
- the rpsK gene encoding 30S ribosomal protein S11 has translation MPPKGRQGAAKKVRRKEKKNVAHGHAHIKSTFNNTIVSITDPSGNVISWASAGHVGFKGSRKSTPFAAQMAAESAARRAQEHGMRKVDVFVKGPGSGRETAIRSLQATGLEVGSIQDVTPTPHNGCRPPKRRRV, from the coding sequence ATGCCCCCCAAGGGTCGTCAGGGCGCAGCCAAGAAGGTGCGTCGCAAGGAAAAGAAGAACGTCGCTCACGGCCACGCGCACATCAAGAGCACGTTCAACAACACCATCGTCTCGATCACGGACCCCTCGGGCAACGTGATCTCCTGGGCCTCCGCCGGCCACGTCGGCTTCAAGGGCTCGCGCAAGTCCACTCCGTTCGCCGCGCAGATGGCCGCCGAGTCGGCTGCCCGTCGCGCGCAGGAGCACGGCATGCGCAAGGTTGACGTCTTCGTCAAGGGTCCGGGTTCCGGTCGCGAGACCGCCATCCGTTCGCTGCAGGCGACGGGTCTTGAGGTTGGCTCCATCCAGGACGTCACCCCCACCCCGCACAACGGCTGCCGTCCGCCCAAGCGCCGCCGCGTCTGA
- the rplO gene encoding 50S ribosomal protein L15 — translation MAENNPLKVHNLRPAPGAKTAKTRVGRGEASKGKTAGRGTKGTKARYQVPQRFEGGQMPLHMRLPKLKGFKNPFRTEFQVVNLDKLAELYPQGGEVTVADLVAKGAVRKNSLVKVLGSGEISVALTVSVDAVSGSAKEKIAAAGGTVNELV, via the coding sequence ATGGCGGAGAACAACCCGCTGAAGGTCCACAACCTCCGGCCCGCCCCGGGCGCCAAGACCGCCAAGACCCGTGTGGGTCGTGGTGAGGCGTCCAAGGGTAAGACCGCAGGTCGTGGTACCAAGGGCACCAAGGCCCGTTACCAGGTTCCGCAGCGCTTCGAGGGTGGGCAGATGCCCCTCCACATGCGTCTGCCGAAGCTCAAGGGCTTCAAGAACCCGTTCCGCACCGAGTTCCAGGTCGTGAACCTGGACAAGCTGGCCGAGCTCTACCCGCAGGGTGGAGAGGTCACGGTGGCCGACCTGGTCGCCAAGGGTGCTGTGCGCAAGAACAGCCTCGTCAAGGTCCTCGGATCGGGCGAGATCTCCGTGGCGCTGACGGTTTCGGTTGACGCCGTTTCCGGCTCCGCCAAGGAGAAGATCGCCGCCGCGGGCGGCACGGTCAACGAGCTCGTCTGA
- a CDS encoding adenylate kinase, protein MRIVLVGPPGAGKGTQAAYLAKNLSIPHISTGDLFRANISQGTELGKAAKAFMDAGNLVPDEVTIGMAKDRMAQPDAEGGFLLDGFPRNVSQALALDESLKTDGQKLDAVLDLEVPEDEVVKRIAGRRICRNDSSHVFHVVYSAPQQEGVCDTCGGELYQRGDDSEETVRRRLEVYHAETEPIIDHYKAQGLVVTISALGKVTEVTSRAMEALGRDAA, encoded by the coding sequence ATGCGTATCGTCCTCGTCGGACCGCCCGGTGCAGGCAAGGGGACGCAGGCCGCGTACCTTGCCAAGAACCTGTCGATCCCGCACATCTCCACGGGCGACCTCTTCCGTGCCAACATCAGTCAGGGCACGGAGCTGGGCAAGGCTGCCAAGGCGTTCATGGACGCCGGCAACCTGGTGCCCGACGAGGTCACCATCGGGATGGCGAAGGACCGCATGGCCCAGCCCGACGCCGAGGGTGGTTTCCTCCTCGACGGCTTCCCGCGCAACGTCTCGCAGGCTCTGGCCCTCGACGAGTCGCTGAAGACCGACGGGCAGAAGCTCGACGCGGTGCTGGACCTTGAGGTTCCCGAGGACGAGGTCGTGAAGCGGATCGCCGGCCGGCGGATCTGCCGTAACGATTCGAGCCACGTCTTCCACGTGGTGTACAGCGCCCCTCAGCAGGAGGGCGTGTGCGACACCTGTGGGGGCGAGCTGTACCAGCGCGGTGACGACAGCGAGGAGACGGTCCGCCGTCGCCTGGAGGTCTACCACGCCGAGACCGAGCCGATCATCGACCACTACAAGGCCCAGGGCCTGGTGGTCACGATCTCCGCGCTCGGCAAGGTCACCGAGGTGACCTCGCGCGCCATGGAGGCGCTGGGCCGCGACGCGGCGTAG
- the rpsE gene encoding 30S ribosomal protein S5, giving the protein MAGPQRRGSGAGGGERRDRKGRDGGAAAEKTAYVERVVAINRVAKVVKGGRRFSFTALVVVGDGDGTVGVGYGKAKEVPAAIAKGVEEAKKNFFKVPRIQGTIPHPITGEKAAGVVLLKPASPGTGVIAGGPVRAVLECAGVHDILSKSLGSSNAINIVHATVAALQGLQRPEEIAARRGLPLEDVAPAALLRARAGAGA; this is encoded by the coding sequence ATGGCTGGACCCCAGCGCCGCGGAAGCGGTGCCGGTGGCGGCGAGCGGCGGGACCGGAAGGGTCGCGACGGTGGCGCTGCCGCCGAGAAGACCGCTTACGTTGAGCGCGTTGTCGCGATCAACCGCGTTGCCAAGGTTGTCAAGGGTGGTCGTCGCTTCAGCTTCACCGCGCTCGTCGTGGTCGGAGACGGTGACGGCACCGTAGGTGTCGGTTACGGCAAGGCCAAGGAAGTTCCCGCGGCCATCGCCAAGGGTGTCGAGGAAGCGAAGAAGAACTTCTTCAAGGTTCCGCGCATCCAGGGCACCATCCCTCACCCGATCACGGGCGAGAAGGCTGCGGGCGTCGTCCTGCTCAAGCCGGCTTCCCCCGGTACCGGCGTTATCGCCGGTGGCCCGGTGCGTGCCGTGCTCGAGTGCGCCGGCGTTCACGACATCCTGTCGAAGTCGCTCGGTTCGTCGAACGCGATCAACATCGTGCACGCGACCGTGGCGGCCCTGCAGGGTCTGCAGCGTCCCGAGGAGATCGCGGCTCGCCGTGGTCTGCCCCTCGAGGACGTCGCGCCTGCGGCTCTGCTCCGTGCGCGTGCCGGGGCTGGTGCGTAA
- the map gene encoding type I methionyl aminopeptidase — protein MVEIKTPEQIAKMREAGLVVAAIHAATREAAVPGATTNDLDQVARKVLAEHGAKPNFLGYGGFPATICTSVNEVVVHGIPDEKTVLKDGDIISIDCGAIIDGWHGDAAYTAFVGTGHAPELIELSRVTEESMWAGIAAMKKGGRLAEVSKAIEGYIRRQPRPASGKYGIIEDYGGHGIGSEMHMDPHLLNYVDRRRLIGRHNPKLVPGFCLAIEPMVSLGTPRTEVLEDDWTVITTDGTWSSHWEHSVALTEEGLLVLTAPDGGKAKLAEYGITTAPDPSA, from the coding sequence ATGGTGGAGATCAAGACCCCGGAGCAGATCGCGAAGATGCGCGAGGCGGGGCTGGTGGTCGCCGCCATCCACGCGGCGACGCGTGAGGCCGCCGTGCCGGGCGCCACGACGAACGATCTGGACCAGGTCGCGCGGAAGGTGCTCGCGGAGCACGGGGCGAAGCCGAACTTCCTCGGGTACGGGGGCTTCCCGGCGACGATCTGCACCTCGGTGAACGAGGTCGTGGTCCACGGGATCCCCGACGAGAAGACCGTCCTGAAGGACGGCGACATCATCTCCATCGACTGCGGCGCCATCATCGACGGCTGGCACGGGGACGCGGCGTACACGGCGTTCGTCGGCACCGGGCACGCGCCGGAGCTCATCGAGCTCTCGCGGGTGACCGAGGAGTCGATGTGGGCGGGTATCGCCGCGATGAAGAAGGGTGGCCGGCTCGCGGAGGTCTCGAAGGCGATCGAGGGCTACATCCGCCGCCAGCCGCGGCCCGCGTCGGGCAAGTACGGGATCATCGAGGACTACGGCGGCCACGGCATCGGCTCCGAGATGCACATGGACCCGCACCTGCTGAACTACGTCGACCGCCGCCGCCTCATCGGCCGCCACAACCCGAAGCTCGTCCCCGGCTTCTGCCTGGCGATCGAGCCGATGGTCTCGCTGGGCACGCCCAGGACCGAGGTCCTGGAGGATGACTGGACCGTCATCACGACGGACGGGACCTGGTCCTCGCACTGGGAGCACTCGGTGGCGCTGACTGAGGAGGGTCTGCTGGTGCTGACGGCTCCTGATGGTGGCAAGGCGAAGCTGGCGGAGTACGGGATCACGACGGCTCCGGATCCGTCGGCCTGA
- the infA gene encoding translation initiation factor IF-1 has product MAKKQGAIEIEGTVIESLPNAMFKVELQNGHKVLAHISGKMRMHYIRILPDDRVVVELSPYDLTRGRIVYRYK; this is encoded by the coding sequence GTGGCCAAGAAGCAAGGTGCCATCGAAATCGAGGGCACCGTGATCGAGTCCCTCCCGAACGCAATGTTCAAGGTGGAACTTCAGAACGGTCACAAGGTCCTCGCGCACATCAGCGGCAAGATGCGGATGCACTACATCCGCATCCTCCCGGATGACCGGGTCGTCGTGGAGCTTTCTCCGTACGACCTGACGCGTGGCCGGATCGTCTACCGATACAAGTAG
- the rpmD gene encoding 50S ribosomal protein L30 — MAQLKITQTKSYIGSKQNHRDTLRSLGLKRLHDVVVKEDRPEFRGMVHTVRHLVTVEEVD, encoded by the coding sequence ATGGCACAGCTCAAGATCACGCAGACGAAGTCGTACATCGGTAGCAAGCAGAACCACCGCGACACCCTTCGTTCGCTCGGGCTCAAGCGCCTGCACGACGTGGTTGTCAAGGAGGACCGCCCCGAGTTCCGCGGAATGGTTCACACCGTCCGCCACCTCGTGACGGTTGAGGAGGTCGACTGA
- the rpmJ gene encoding 50S ribosomal protein L36 — MKVKPSVKKICDKCKVIRRHGRVMVICDNLRHKQRQG, encoded by the coding sequence ATGAAGGTCAAGCCGAGCGTCAAGAAGATCTGCGACAAGTGCAAGGTGATCCGCCGTCACGGTCGGGTCATGGTCATCTGCGACAACCTGCGCCACAAGCAGCGCCAGGGCTGA